A genomic region of Rhodospirillales bacterium contains the following coding sequences:
- the purH gene encoding bifunctional phosphoribosylaminoimidazolecarboxamide formyltransferase/IMP cyclohydrolase translates to MSTSASAASSSENTIRDPRAVTVKRALISVSNKDGLADFAQKLAAYGVEILSTGGTAKALKEAGIDVRDVSDYTGFPEIMDGRVKTLHPKVHGGILARRDKADHKQAMEDNDIGDIDLIVVNLYPFVEVVKAGADFDTAIENIDIGGPAMVRAAAKNHEFVTIVTDPQDYNTVLEDLATHDGATTYALRKRLAANAYALTSTYDSNIASWFAAQVDKEEFPRRISFSGDIKQSLRYGENPHQRAALYLDGSVRPGVATASQIQGKELSYNNLNDTDAAFELVAEFEEPAVAIIKHANPSGVAIGETCLDAYRLALRCDPVSAFGGIIALNRPLDKETAEEIIKVFSEVIIAPSVETAALDVLATKKNLRVLTTGGMPDPATPRRQVKTIAGGMLVQDTDNGVISKEMLKVVTEREPTEAELNDMIFAFKVCKHVKSNAIIYVKDQATVGIGAGQMSRVDSTRIAAQKSKDAAEAAGIDHALTKGSVVASDAFFPFADGLITAAEAGATAVIQPGGSIRDEDVIAAADERGLAMVFTDMRHFRH, encoded by the coding sequence ATGAGCACTTCCGCATCTGCCGCTTCCTCTTCCGAGAACACCATCCGCGATCCGCGCGCCGTTACAGTCAAACGCGCCCTGATCTCTGTTTCCAACAAAGACGGGCTGGCTGATTTTGCGCAAAAACTGGCGGCCTACGGCGTTGAAATCCTGTCGACCGGGGGAACGGCCAAGGCTCTGAAAGAGGCTGGCATTGATGTCCGGGATGTTTCCGATTACACGGGCTTTCCTGAAATTATGGATGGCCGGGTCAAGACCCTGCATCCGAAGGTTCATGGCGGCATCCTCGCCCGCCGTGACAAGGCTGACCACAAACAGGCCATGGAAGACAACGATATCGGCGATATCGACCTGATCGTCGTCAATTTGTATCCCTTTGTCGAAGTTGTGAAGGCGGGCGCCGATTTCGATACGGCCATCGAAAACATAGATATCGGCGGGCCGGCCATGGTGCGGGCAGCGGCCAAAAACCATGAATTCGTTACCATCGTGACCGATCCGCAGGACTACAACACGGTTTTGGAAGATCTGGCGACCCATGACGGCGCAACGACCTATGCCCTGCGCAAGCGGCTGGCGGCCAATGCTTATGCCCTGACGTCGACCTATGATTCCAATATTGCCAGCTGGTTTGCCGCGCAGGTCGACAAGGAAGAGTTCCCCCGTCGAATCAGTTTTTCCGGCGATATCAAGCAATCGCTGCGTTATGGGGAAAACCCCCATCAGCGCGCCGCGCTTTATCTGGATGGCAGCGTGCGCCCCGGCGTGGCAACCGCCAGCCAGATTCAGGGCAAGGAGCTGTCCTATAACAATCTGAACGATACAGATGCGGCGTTTGAGCTGGTTGCCGAGTTTGAAGAGCCTGCCGTAGCCATTATCAAACATGCCAACCCGTCGGGCGTGGCCATCGGGGAGACTTGTCTGGATGCTTACCGGCTGGCGCTGCGCTGCGACCCGGTTAGTGCCTTTGGCGGCATTATCGCCCTGAACCGCCCTCTGGACAAGGAAACCGCCGAGGAGATCATCAAGGTCTTTAGCGAAGTCATCATCGCCCCGTCCGTTGAAACAGCGGCGCTGGATGTGCTGGCGACCAAGAAAAACCTGCGGGTTCTGACCACGGGCGGCATGCCCGACCCGGCAACGCCACGGCGGCAGGTCAAAACCATCGCCGGCGGGATGCTGGTGCAAGATACCGATAACGGTGTGATTTCCAAAGAGATGCTGAAGGTTGTCACGGAACGCGAACCGACCGAAGCAGAGCTTAACGACATGATCTTTGCTTTCAAGGTCTGCAAACACGTTAAATCCAACGCGATTATCTATGTGAAGGATCAGGCCACCGTCGGGATCGGCGCCGGGCAGATGAGCCGGGTCGATTCCACCCGAATCGCCGCCCAGAAATCAAAAGATGCCGCTGAGGCCGCCGGAATCGACCATGCCCTGACCAAGGGGTCTGTTGTGGCGTCCGATGCGTTCTTCCCCTTTGCGGATGGCCTGATTACCGCCGCCGAGGCCGGAGCGACCGCCGTGATCCAGCCGGGTGGCTCGATCCGCGATGAGGACGTTATTGCCGCCGCCGATGAACGCGGGCTGGCCATGGTGTTTACCGATATGCGGCATTTCCGGCACTAA
- a CDS encoding protein-glutamate O-methyltransferase CheR, with translation MHIGDFDFYKDLLYKRSGLSLTSDKAYLLDSRLTPIAKKWEYPSLDAMTVALRAMANQDLIKDVVEAMTTNETSFFRDQRPFDTFKSVVLPYLLKTRAQRRTIRIWSAACSSGQEAYSLAMLLKEQESLIAGWRIEIVGTDISNEILDKARKGEFSQFEVQRGLPIQMLLKYFTQNGERWQINDNIKNMVRFNYFNLLDDTGSLGTFDVVFCRNVLIYFDEPIKKNVLGKISGQIQKDGFLFLGGAETVLGLDSAFKGMKEYRGLYALENGTYDTEALAQAVV, from the coding sequence ATGCATATTGGAGATTTCGACTTTTACAAGGATTTGCTTTACAAGCGCTCAGGGTTATCCTTGACGTCTGACAAGGCTTATCTCCTCGACTCGCGCCTGACGCCCATTGCCAAGAAATGGGAATATCCGTCGCTTGACGCCATGACCGTTGCTTTGCGGGCGATGGCCAATCAGGATTTAATCAAGGATGTCGTCGAAGCCATGACGACAAATGAAACATCCTTTTTCCGCGACCAGCGTCCGTTCGATACGTTCAAATCTGTCGTCTTGCCCTATTTGCTGAAAACACGGGCCCAGCGCCGGACTATACGGATTTGGTCCGCGGCCTGTTCCAGCGGTCAGGAAGCTTACTCTCTGGCCATGCTTTTGAAAGAGCAGGAAAGCCTGATCGCCGGATGGCGCATTGAAATCGTCGGCACCGATATCTCCAACGAAATTCTCGACAAAGCCCGCAAAGGTGAATTCTCGCAGTTCGAGGTTCAGCGGGGGCTGCCGATCCAGATGTTGCTGAAATATTTCACTCAAAATGGTGAGCGCTGGCAGATTAACGACAATATCAAAAATATGGTCCGGTTCAATTATTTTAACCTGCTGGATGATACAGGTTCCCTGGGAACGTTCGATGTCGTTTTTTGCCGGAACGTCCTGATTTACTTTGACGAACCGATCAAAAAAAATGTTCTGGGCAAGATCTCCGGACAAATACAAAAAGACGGATTCCTTTTCCTGGGCGGGGCCGAAACCGTTCTGGGGCTTGATAGCGCTTTTAAGGGAATGAAGGAATATCGCGGCCTTTATGCGCTGGAAAACGGCACTTACGACACAGAAGCCCTTGCACAAGCCGTCGTGTAG
- a CDS encoding chemotaxis response regulator protein-glutamate methylesterase produces MEPTAPSSTTENTRDKIRVMLVDDSAVIRGLISRALQKDPVVEIVSSVHNGRVAVDSVKRAAPDVVVLDIEMPEMDGLTALPLILEQKPDTKVLICSTLSAKGAAISMQALALGATECLAKPSSTSEINSASAFQDDLLRLIRALGPKIGITTVPSGIPSPATASRPATVTTAMPFTSSDIQLHDDRFSYKGKPDILAIGSSTGGPQALFEVIKNFKDFDIPIVVTQHMPKTFTAMLAKHIEQNCGLPCHEGAQGMSLEPGTVYVAPGGYHMLFKQQNGKTVIDVNDGPQENFCKPAVDPMMRSLIDIYGKKILAVILTGMGYDGKKGCQKLVEAGGRVIAQDEKTSTVWGMPGAVATAGICSAVLPVDKLGPWARDAVMKRI; encoded by the coding sequence ATGGAACCGACCGCCCCCTCCTCTACAACTGAAAACACGCGCGATAAAATCAGGGTTATGCTGGTTGACGATTCGGCCGTTATTCGCGGCCTGATTTCCCGCGCGCTGCAAAAAGATCCTGTCGTTGAAATTGTATCGTCCGTTCATAACGGACGCGTGGCTGTCGACAGCGTCAAACGCGCTGCTCCTGACGTTGTTGTTCTGGACATAGAAATGCCGGAAATGGACGGTTTAACGGCCCTGCCGCTCATTTTAGAACAAAAACCCGACACCAAGGTCTTGATTTGCTCGACGCTTAGCGCCAAAGGCGCCGCCATTTCCATGCAGGCACTGGCCCTTGGCGCGACAGAATGCCTTGCAAAACCGAGCAGCACCAGCGAGATCAACAGCGCGTCCGCTTTTCAGGATGATCTGTTGCGCTTGATACGGGCGCTTGGCCCCAAGATCGGCATAACGACGGTGCCATCAGGAATCCCGTCCCCGGCAACAGCCTCCAGACCGGCGACCGTTACAACGGCCATGCCGTTTACCAGCTCTGATATACAGCTGCATGATGACCGTTTTTCTTATAAGGGAAAACCTGACATTCTTGCCATCGGCAGTTCTACCGGCGGGCCGCAGGCTCTGTTCGAAGTCATCAAGAACTTCAAGGATTTTGATATTCCGATTGTTGTTACCCAGCACATGCCCAAAACATTTACGGCCATGCTGGCCAAACATATCGAGCAAAATTGCGGGCTGCCGTGCCATGAGGGCGCTCAGGGCATGAGCCTTGAACCCGGCACGGTCTACGTCGCTCCCGGTGGTTATCATATGTTGTTTAAACAACAAAACGGCAAAACCGTTATCGACGTTAACGATGGTCCTCAAGAAAATTTCTGTAAACCGGCCGTCGACCCCATGATGCGTAGCCTGATTGATATATACGGCAAAAAAATTCTGGCAGTGATTTTGACCGGCATGGGGTATGATGGGAAAAAAGGATGTCAGAAACTGGTTGAAGCCGGAGGACGGGTCATCGCCCAGGATGAGAAAACAAGTACCGTATGGGGTATGCCGGGAGCCGTTGCCACGGCCGGGATATGTTCTGCGGTGCTGCCGGTTGACAAACTTGGTCCGTGGGCACGCGACGCAGTTATGAAACGAATTTAG
- a CDS encoding response regulator, giving the protein MKTCLIVDDSRVVRKVARRIVEDLGFQCDEAEDGQKAFEACEVSMPGAVLLDWNMPVMSGIEFLEKLRQMPGGDAPKVVFCTTENDLAHITRAIQAGANEYIMKPFDSEIIKDKFTQVGLL; this is encoded by the coding sequence ATGAAAACATGCCTGATTGTCGATGATAGCCGCGTTGTTCGAAAGGTCGCCCGCCGTATTGTGGAAGATCTAGGGTTTCAGTGTGACGAAGCCGAAGATGGACAAAAAGCTTTCGAAGCTTGTGAAGTCTCCATGCCGGGGGCCGTTCTTCTGGACTGGAACATGCCGGTCATGAGCGGTATTGAATTCCTCGAAAAGCTCCGGCAGATGCCGGGCGGGGACGCCCCCAAGGTCGTGTTCTGCACGACCGAGAACGATCTGGCCCACATCACCCGCGCTATACAAGCCGGGGCCAACGAATACATCATGAAACCGTTTGACAGTGAGATCATCAAAGACAAATTCACCCAAGTCGGCCTGCTTTAA
- a CDS encoding chemotaxis protein CheW: protein MTAQTSILDREHHEEDIRLGESQDYLTVVIAGQLFGIPVLQVQDVLGEQRVTKIPLAPPEVAGSLNLRGRIVTAIDVRCRLGLNINTDAGTEMSVVVEHENELYSLIIDDVGDVLTLYHCDFEGNPATLDPVWREISLGIYQMEKQLLVVLDVPKLLNTVHS, encoded by the coding sequence ATGACGGCGCAAACAAGCATTCTGGATCGCGAACATCACGAAGAAGACATCCGTTTGGGTGAATCGCAAGATTATCTGACTGTGGTTATTGCCGGGCAGCTTTTCGGTATTCCTGTCCTGCAGGTACAGGATGTTCTGGGCGAGCAACGCGTTACAAAAATACCGCTGGCCCCACCGGAAGTCGCCGGCTCTCTGAACTTGCGGGGCCGTATTGTTACGGCGATCGACGTGCGCTGCCGGCTGGGTTTGAACATAAATACAGATGCCGGCACGGAGATGAGCGTTGTCGTTGAACACGAAAATGAGCTTTACAGCCTGATTATTGACGATGTCGGCGATGTCCTGACGCTTTATCACTGTGATTTCGAAGGTAACCCGGCCACGCTGGACCCGGTCTGGCGGGAAATATCTCTGGGGATATACCAGATGGAAAAACAGTTGCTGGTTGTTCTGGACGTACCCAAACTATTAAATACGGTACATTCTTAA
- a CDS encoding chemotaxis protein CheW has product MDDLITEFLTETNEALGALDTDLVNLEQNPNDKDLLSQIFRLVHTIKGTCGFLGLPRLESVAHKGEDVLGLFRDGVLDVTPEYVTLIFECLDCIKGIIRGIEETGSEPEGDDTDLKNRLAAVYEKATSDDEKLTPQQELDRAVQMAREKLAAEQATSAEQEESAGGHATEAELEAELEAAFAAAEVMPIEQVMAGDSADDIQDEAPPPPPPSPAVQAAEPVEMGIARESSVAAQSLRVNVDVLENLMTMVSELVLTRNQLLQILRNQNDSEFGVPLQRLNHVVSDLQEGVMKTRMQPIGNAWAKLPRIIRDISLDLGKKIDLEMRGKDTELDRQVLELIKDPLTHMVRNSADHGIESPEDRLAAGKPEMGKLLLNAYHEGGHIIIEISDDGRGLPVDKIKRKIIANGLATAEELAEMSAQQIQQFIFKPGFSTAEKVTSVSGRGVGMDVVRTNIEKIGGSIELKSVEGQGSRFLIKIPLTLAIVSALIVEVAGERFAIPQLAVRELVMASVEGDNRIETIKGTPVLRLRDHLLPLVSLRELLKLDAPEESDAPETDSKNRYIVVTQVGAYTLGIIVDRVFDTEEIVVKPVANILRDIDMFSGNTILGDGSVIMILDPAGIAKCSGEIDSSDTMEVSDESAAARADTVDRTTLLLFMAGGNAPRAVPLELISRLEEINVSNIERANGGMVVQYRGHLMPLMPLNSEINVGTEGHKPVLVFADENRSMGLIVDQIIDIKEEHVDVQITGNNGILGSAIIDEKSTDVIDVGYFLKQISGNWFKNHGDEPFRQDNNVDAAHKRILLVEDSPFFRNMLTPLLRVAGYKVTTAESALRALELCDEGREFDVIISDIEMPEMNGFEFAAKVKAQKNWQDTPLVALSSHATPQDMSRGMEAGFNKYIAKFDRDTLLDTLSQTLSEQYGEAS; this is encoded by the coding sequence ATGGATGATTTGATTACCGAGTTTCTGACTGAAACGAACGAAGCTCTGGGTGCGCTGGATACCGATCTGGTCAACCTTGAGCAGAATCCGAACGATAAAGACTTACTATCCCAGATATTCCGTCTCGTCCATACGATCAAGGGAACTTGCGGGTTTCTAGGACTTCCGCGGCTCGAATCAGTCGCCCATAAAGGTGAAGATGTGCTGGGGCTGTTCCGGGATGGCGTATTAGACGTCACACCGGAGTATGTTACCCTGATTTTTGAATGTCTGGATTGCATCAAAGGCATTATTCGCGGCATCGAAGAAACAGGATCGGAACCGGAAGGCGATGACACCGATCTTAAAAACCGGCTGGCCGCCGTTTATGAGAAAGCCACTAGCGACGATGAGAAATTAACGCCGCAACAGGAACTCGACCGCGCCGTACAGATGGCCCGTGAGAAACTGGCCGCCGAGCAGGCTACCTCTGCCGAACAGGAAGAAAGCGCCGGCGGGCATGCCACGGAAGCCGAGCTGGAAGCCGAGCTGGAAGCCGCCTTTGCCGCTGCTGAAGTCATGCCGATCGAACAAGTTATGGCAGGAGATTCTGCGGATGATATTCAGGATGAAGCGCCCCCTCCTCCGCCCCCTTCCCCGGCTGTGCAAGCCGCCGAACCTGTAGAAATGGGTATTGCCCGCGAATCATCTGTGGCAGCACAGTCGTTGCGTGTGAATGTTGATGTGCTTGAAAACCTTATGACCATGGTCAGTGAGCTTGTCCTGACTCGTAACCAGCTCTTGCAAATTCTGAGAAACCAGAACGATAGCGAATTTGGTGTTCCGTTGCAGCGTTTGAACCATGTCGTGTCCGATTTGCAGGAAGGCGTCATGAAAACCCGGATGCAGCCCATCGGTAATGCCTGGGCCAAGTTGCCGCGGATTATTCGCGATATCAGCCTTGATCTCGGCAAGAAAATCGACCTGGAGATGCGCGGGAAAGACACGGAACTTGACCGTCAGGTTCTGGAGCTTATCAAAGACCCGCTGACGCATATGGTTCGCAATTCCGCCGATCACGGTATTGAATCACCGGAAGACCGGCTGGCTGCCGGGAAACCGGAAATGGGTAAATTGCTGCTGAACGCCTATCATGAAGGCGGGCACATCATTATCGAGATATCCGACGACGGGCGCGGGTTGCCGGTTGATAAAATCAAAAGAAAAATTATCGCCAACGGCCTCGCCACCGCGGAAGAGCTGGCGGAAATGTCGGCACAGCAAATCCAGCAGTTCATCTTTAAACCCGGTTTTTCGACAGCGGAAAAAGTGACATCCGTATCCGGGCGAGGCGTCGGCATGGACGTTGTTCGCACCAATATCGAGAAAATCGGCGGATCTATTGAATTGAAATCCGTAGAAGGACAAGGTTCACGCTTTTTAATCAAGATACCGCTGACCCTGGCCATCGTATCAGCCCTGATTGTCGAGGTTGCCGGCGAACGCTTTGCTATTCCGCAACTGGCGGTACGCGAACTGGTCATGGCCTCGGTCGAGGGAGACAACCGGATCGAAACCATTAAGGGTACGCCGGTTTTACGCTTGCGGGACCATCTTTTGCCGCTGGTATCCTTGCGGGAATTGTTAAAGCTGGATGCTCCGGAAGAATCCGACGCGCCGGAAACAGACAGCAAAAACCGGTATATTGTCGTTACGCAGGTTGGCGCTTACACCTTGGGGATTATTGTCGACCGCGTTTTCGATACCGAGGAAATCGTCGTCAAGCCTGTGGCTAATATCCTGCGAGATATCGATATGTTCTCCGGCAACACGATCCTTGGTGACGGCAGCGTTATCATGATTCTTGACCCGGCCGGGATTGCCAAATGCTCCGGAGAAATCGACTCTTCCGACACGATGGAAGTTTCCGACGAAAGCGCCGCGGCCCGGGCTGACACCGTTGACCGCACTACTTTGCTTTTGTTCATGGCTGGCGGGAATGCTCCGCGTGCCGTGCCTCTGGAATTGATTTCCCGTCTGGAAGAAATCAACGTGTCAAACATCGAAAGGGCCAATGGCGGCATGGTCGTGCAATATCGCGGTCACCTGATGCCCCTGATGCCCCTGAACTCCGAGATCAACGTCGGAACGGAAGGCCACAAACCGGTTTTGGTCTTTGCCGATGAAAATCGCTCGATGGGCCTGATCGTCGATCAGATCATTGACATCAAGGAAGAGCATGTCGACGTACAGATTACCGGTAATAACGGTATTCTGGGCAGCGCCATCATTGATGAAAAATCCACAGACGTGATTGATGTCGGATATTTCCTCAAACAAATATCCGGTAACTGGTTCAAAAACCACGGTGACGAGCCTTTCCGGCAAGACAACAATGTTGACGCCGCTCATAAACGGATTTTGCTGGTCGAGGACAGTCCCTTTTTCCGCAACATGCTTACACCTCTCTTGCGGGTGGCCGGGTACAAGGTCACAACGGCAGAAAGCGCCTTGAGAGCGTTAGAACTGTGCGACGAAGGCCGGGAGTTCGACGTTATTATCAGTGATATCGAGATGCCGGAAATGAACGGCTTTGAATTTGCAGCAAAGGTTAAGGCCCAGAAAAACTGGCAGGATACGCCGCTGGTTGCTTTATCCTCTCATGCCACGCCTCAGGATATGAGCCGCGGGATGGAAGCCGGATTCAACAAATACATCGCCAAATTCGACCGCGACACTCTCCTTGATACCCTGTCGCAAACATTATCCGAGCAATATGGAGAAGCATCATGA
- a CDS encoding phosphomannomutase/phosphoglucomutase, with product MTDTFTPAPYTLPPEILREYDIRGQIDKNLGPQEAFAVGCAFGTMIRRKGGSRACIGYDGRDSSPALADVMAQGLASTGIEVENIGLGPSPMLYFAVKDHMADGGVMITGSHNPADYNGFKLNLQSGPVYGSMIQELGQIAAAGDFESGEGSIRSIDIKDNYVARLLRDFQGGKDLKIAWDCGNGAAGEIARRLTAQLPGTHILLFDEIDGSFPNHHPDPTVDKNLEDLISTVRQEGCDVGIAFDGDADRIGVVDENGTIIRCDTLMAVYAREVLEDHPGAAIIGDVKCSQVMYDEIIRLGGKAIMWKTGHSLIKAKMAETRAPLAGELSGHIFFGDKWYGFDDGLYCAVRLINILCDTDGPVSSLTAHLPTTCNTPEIRFEVEESEKFDLVQRVAVDLEAIANDDVKIIDIDGVRVNTPDGWWLLRASNTQNVLVTRAEATSPEGLERLKNMVSKEVAKIGYTVTLS from the coding sequence ATGACCGACACATTCACCCCTGCTCCGTATACCCTGCCCCCGGAAATACTGCGCGAATACGATATTCGCGGCCAGATTGACAAAAATCTGGGGCCACAAGAAGCTTTTGCGGTTGGCTGCGCATTCGGAACGATGATCCGGCGCAAAGGCGGATCACGCGCCTGCATCGGCTATGACGGGAGGGACAGCTCGCCGGCGCTCGCCGATGTCATGGCTCAGGGGCTAGCGTCCACCGGCATCGAGGTTGAAAATATCGGACTGGGTCCGTCGCCGATGCTGTATTTCGCTGTCAAAGATCACATGGCCGATGGCGGCGTCATGATAACCGGTTCGCATAACCCGGCGGATTACAACGGCTTTAAGCTGAACCTGCAAAGCGGGCCGGTCTATGGCTCTATGATTCAGGAGCTGGGACAGATCGCCGCCGCCGGTGACTTTGAAAGCGGTGAAGGTTCGATCCGTTCCATCGACATCAAAGACAATTATGTTGCGCGTCTTTTGCGTGATTTCCAGGGCGGAAAAGACCTGAAGATCGCGTGGGATTGCGGTAACGGCGCCGCTGGCGAGATCGCCCGGAGACTGACCGCTCAATTACCGGGCACGCATATTTTGCTGTTCGACGAGATTGATGGCTCCTTTCCCAACCACCATCCCGATCCCACCGTCGACAAAAATCTGGAAGATTTGATCAGCACAGTCCGGCAAGAAGGCTGTGATGTCGGGATAGCTTTCGACGGGGACGCCGACCGCATTGGCGTTGTCGATGAAAACGGCACGATTATCCGCTGTGATACGCTGATGGCTGTCTATGCCCGCGAAGTTCTGGAAGACCATCCGGGCGCCGCGATTATCGGCGATGTTAAATGTTCCCAAGTCATGTATGACGAGATTATCCGGCTCGGCGGAAAAGCTATCATGTGGAAAACGGGGCATTCCCTGATTAAAGCCAAGATGGCGGAAACCAGAGCGCCGCTGGCGGGCGAGCTGTCCGGTCATATTTTCTTTGGCGACAAATGGTACGGGTTTGATGACGGCCTGTACTGCGCGGTGCGCCTGATTAACATCCTGTGCGATACGGATGGCCCGGTATCGTCGTTGACCGCGCATCTGCCGACGACCTGCAACACGCCGGAGATTCGCTTTGAAGTCGAGGAAAGCGAAAAATTCGATCTGGTGCAGCGCGTGGCCGTGGATCTGGAGGCTATTGCTAACGATGACGTCAAGATCATTGATATTGACGGCGTACGGGTTAATACACCGGACGGCTGGTGGCTGCTCCGCGCCTCCAACACTCAAAATGTTCTGGTTACCCGTGCCGAAGCCACCAGTCCGGAAGGACTGGAGCGCTTGAAAAATATGGTCAGCAAAGAGGTTGCAAAAATCGGCTATACGGTTACCCTTTCCTGA
- a CDS encoding UTP--glucose-1-phosphate uridylyltransferase — protein sequence MSKSFKPVRKAVFPVAGLGTRFLPATKVLPKEMLPLNDRPLIQHAYEEAREAGIEEFIFVTGRYKNMLQEHFDYLPELEATLEARGKKDALESVKSSEIPAGKLVLTRQPKALGLGHAIWCAKNLVGDEPFAVILPDDVFLAKKSCLAQMVEAYNELGGNLMAVEDVSRGDTARYGIIDIKEDKGKTLSVNGFVEKPKPEDAPSQTAIMGRYILQPEIFDYLSEFETGAGGEIQLTDALVKLLNDQPFHGYRYDGQRYDCGTRIGFIETNLAFGLADPEIGSKVRELAKNLLNAD from the coding sequence ATGTCAAAAAGTTTCAAACCTGTAAGAAAAGCCGTCTTTCCCGTGGCCGGACTGGGAACTCGATTCCTGCCGGCGACCAAGGTTTTACCCAAGGAAATGCTGCCGCTCAACGACCGGCCGCTGATCCAGCATGCTTATGAAGAAGCCCGCGAAGCCGGGATCGAGGAATTTATCTTCGTTACCGGGCGGTACAAAAACATGCTGCAGGAGCATTTCGATTATTTGCCGGAGCTGGAAGCAACGCTGGAAGCGCGCGGTAAGAAAGACGCTCTGGAATCCGTTAAATCCAGTGAGATCCCGGCTGGGAAACTGGTCCTGACCCGTCAGCCCAAGGCGCTGGGGCTGGGTCATGCTATCTGGTGTGCGAAAAATCTGGTCGGGGACGAACCATTTGCCGTCATTTTGCCTGACGATGTGTTTCTGGCGAAAAAATCCTGTCTGGCGCAAATGGTCGAAGCCTACAACGAACTGGGCGGCAACCTGATGGCCGTCGAGGACGTATCGAGAGGAGACACGGCGCGCTACGGCATTATCGACATCAAGGAAGACAAAGGCAAAACCCTTTCAGTTAACGGCTTTGTTGAAAAACCAAAGCCGGAAGACGCCCCTTCGCAAACGGCGATTATGGGCCGCTATATCCTGCAACCGGAGATTTTCGATTACCTGTCAGAATTTGAAACCGGGGCCGGCGGGGAAATTCAGCTAACCGACGCCTTGGTCAAATTGCTTAACGACCAGCCTTTCCACGGTTACCGTTATGATGGCCAGCGCTATGATTGTGGCACACGGATCGGCTTTATTGAAACCAATCTGGCTTTTGGCTTGGCGGACCCTGAAATAGGTTCTAAAGTCAGAGAACTTGCCAAAAATTTGTTGAACGCAGATTAG
- a CDS encoding J domain-containing protein, which produces MPYIILVFGFLIGLYGLYRFFMVANVSQIKALFTTALFVVLCVALFFLVITGKLPAALALLGAVTPIVLAWWKHRNTPPAAAASSDSSSMTRAEALDVLGLEQDATKEEILAAYKKLVKKVHPDQEGSKWMTAKLNQARDILTKDT; this is translated from the coding sequence ATGCCTTATATCATCCTTGTTTTTGGTTTTTTGATCGGTCTGTACGGCCTGTACCGTTTTTTCATGGTTGCCAATGTCAGCCAGATTAAAGCGCTGTTCACCACCGCCCTGTTCGTTGTTTTATGCGTCGCCTTGTTTTTTCTGGTGATTACCGGAAAATTGCCGGCGGCGCTGGCGTTACTGGGCGCTGTAACGCCGATTGTTCTGGCGTGGTGGAAACACCGGAATACCCCGCCGGCCGCTGCTGCTTCGTCCGATTCTTCGTCTATGACACGCGCCGAGGCGCTGGACGTTTTGGGGCTGGAACAGGATGCCACGAAAGAAGAAATTCTGGCGGCTTACAAGAAGCTGGTTAAAAAGGTTCATCCCGATCAGGAAGGATCGAAATGGATGACGGCCAAGCTCAATCAGGCCCGCGATATCCTGACAAAAGACACCTGA